One Gimesia aquarii DNA segment encodes these proteins:
- the argC gene encoding N-acetyl-gamma-glutamyl-phosphate reductase: protein MTKVAIMGASGYAALELIKILLRNPEVEIVALTSRQTDAPHINEIHPCLEGRLDLPCEALTPAQISERADFAFCALPHVASMEVIPDLLADGCRVVDLSADYRLNDPAIYEKWYHHVHTDPTRLGSTVYGLPELWAEKIPPADLIANPGCYTSTSILGLAPLLANNLIEPTGIIIDAKSGVSGAGRNPKLATLYSECNESITAYGVGTHRHTPEIDEVLSTVSGKEVQVVFTPHLTPMNRGILATMYPRLTSEVNRDEILNVYRSFYAGKPFVRVIDRIPVTKDVAGTNYCDISVQFSGDQLIVFSALDNLIKGAAGVAVQNFNLMAGYSETTGLII from the coding sequence ATGACGAAAGTTGCTATTATGGGGGCCTCTGGTTATGCGGCTCTTGAGTTGATCAAAATTCTGTTACGTAATCCTGAAGTTGAAATTGTTGCTTTGACTTCGCGTCAAACAGATGCGCCACATATCAATGAAATCCACCCTTGTCTCGAAGGACGTCTGGATCTGCCATGCGAAGCACTAACACCTGCTCAAATTTCGGAGCGTGCAGATTTTGCTTTTTGCGCACTGCCTCATGTGGCCAGTATGGAGGTCATTCCAGATCTTTTGGCAGATGGCTGCCGCGTCGTTGATTTGAGCGCCGACTATCGATTGAATGATCCTGCTATTTATGAAAAGTGGTATCATCATGTGCACACCGATCCCACCCGGTTGGGGAGTACCGTTTATGGTCTTCCCGAACTTTGGGCCGAAAAAATTCCCCCTGCAGATCTGATTGCCAATCCGGGGTGTTATACCAGTACGTCGATTCTAGGACTGGCACCGTTACTGGCGAACAACTTAATCGAGCCCACAGGAATTATCATAGATGCGAAAAGCGGAGTGAGCGGTGCCGGTCGAAACCCAAAGCTGGCAACATTGTATTCCGAATGTAATGAAAGTATTACCGCCTACGGGGTTGGCACGCATCGTCACACACCAGAAATTGATGAAGTTCTTTCGACTGTCAGTGGCAAAGAAGTGCAGGTTGTTTTCACCCCCCACTTGACTCCCATGAATCGGGGAATTCTGGCGACTATGTATCCCCGGTTAACCAGTGAAGTAAATCGTGATGAGATTTTAAACGTCTATCGATCATTTTATGCAGGGAAGCCCTTTGTGCGAGTGATTGATCGAATTCCTGTAACTAAGGATGTGGCGGGGACGAATTACTGTGACATTTCTGTTCAATTTTCCGGCGATCAATTGATTGTATTTTCCGCACTCGATAATTTGATCAAAGGAGCTGCAGGAGTTGCCGTTCAGAATTTTAATTTGATGGCCGGTTACTCTGAGACGACCGGGTTAATCATCTGA
- a CDS encoding sugar phosphate isomerase/epimerase family protein, whose translation MSDHTSNSLPKLHNAAWPGVVGKGPDSEPPIDLDTMLDLTAAAEVGGIKFDGTDLFLFDPHVSIDSSDDDLKQLAEKVQARNLVIGSVVAPVWPPTGGGSAMGSEEERGMFLEQVRKGCGIAKKLRELGVRPYGVVRIDSAAGPGDWVADPESNQAKIAETFKQAADIAADHGERLAAEGEICWGGMHSWKRMVQLLEMVDRPDVLGFQADMSHTLLYLMGYNAPEDRLLPEDFDWNDEATFDAAYKTLTDALRPWTIDFHVAQNDGTVHGTGSHDKTGRHCLPKDPNGKLDITKRAGYWLRDENGEVTKKFAHICWDGCMFSNEVMMNPQTWNDILGAMINVRNAHGWS comes from the coding sequence ATGAGTGATCACACATCGAATTCATTACCCAAACTTCATAATGCAGCCTGGCCGGGAGTCGTCGGAAAAGGCCCCGATTCAGAGCCTCCCATTGATCTGGATACCATGCTCGATCTAACAGCTGCTGCCGAAGTAGGTGGAATCAAATTTGACGGAACCGACCTGTTTCTGTTTGATCCACATGTCAGCATCGACTCCAGCGATGACGATTTAAAGCAATTGGCAGAAAAGGTACAGGCTCGAAATCTGGTGATCGGTTCTGTCGTGGCTCCTGTCTGGCCTCCCACAGGTGGCGGTTCTGCAATGGGAAGCGAAGAAGAACGCGGCATGTTTCTGGAGCAGGTTCGTAAAGGCTGTGGTATCGCTAAAAAATTACGTGAACTCGGAGTGCGTCCTTATGGCGTAGTTCGAATTGACTCAGCCGCCGGTCCTGGTGATTGGGTCGCCGATCCTGAAAGCAATCAAGCCAAAATTGCAGAAACCTTTAAACAAGCTGCTGATATCGCCGCTGATCATGGTGAGCGACTCGCAGCAGAAGGAGAAATTTGCTGGGGAGGCATGCATAGCTGGAAACGGATGGTCCAACTACTGGAAATGGTAGACCGCCCTGATGTTCTGGGATTCCAGGCAGATATGTCCCACACACTCCTCTATCTGATGGGCTACAATGCTCCTGAAGATCGCCTTCTTCCTGAGGACTTTGACTGGAATGATGAAGCAACCTTCGACGCTGCTTACAAAACTCTGACCGATGCTCTGCGTCCCTGGACGATTGATTTTCATGTCGCTCAGAATGATGGTACCGTGCATGGCACGGGATCTCATGACAAGACCGGTAGACACTGCCTGCCCAAAGACCCCAACGGTAAGCTCGATATTACCAAGCGCGCTGGCTACTGGTTACGCGATGAAAATGGTGAAGTGACGAAAAAGTTCGCACACATCTGTTGGGATGGCTGTATGTTTTCCAATGAAGTCATGATGAATCCTCAAACCTGGAACGACATCCTTGGTGCAATGATCAACGTCAGAAACGCCCACGGATGGTCTTAA
- a CDS encoding Gfo/Idh/MocA family protein has protein sequence MTKPIRVGLIGYGFMGRTHSNAYRQVSKFFDIEHTPVLQAACARSEDKIKDFADNWGWESYETDWRKLIERDDIDLIDITTPNNSHHDIAIAAAEAGKMVLCEKPLAMNTAEAVAMTDAIEKAGVANMVWFNYRRVPAITLAKQLVDEKRIGRPFHYRATYLQDWTIAEDVPQGGATLWRLDAKVAGSGVTGDLLAHSIDSAIWLNGPITSVSAATETFVKERVHQETGEKTPVEIDDACMFLARFANGSMGTFESSRYARGRKNFNTFELNGEDGSVFFDLEDPQILQYFEYANPTTGQKVEDHVTGWRRIHVTNFEHPYMDKWWVPGCTIGYEHTFTNALADFFQGLDSGNPTQPDFRSALETQKVCDAVLQSAKDQQWVEIA, from the coding sequence ATGACTAAGCCAATTCGAGTCGGTCTCATCGGCTACGGGTTCATGGGACGTACCCACTCAAACGCTTATAGACAAGTCAGCAAATTTTTCGATATCGAACACACCCCCGTTTTGCAGGCAGCCTGCGCTCGTAGCGAAGACAAAATCAAAGACTTCGCTGATAACTGGGGCTGGGAATCTTATGAAACCGACTGGCGAAAACTGATCGAACGGGATGACATCGATCTGATTGACATCACGACCCCCAATAATTCACACCATGACATTGCGATCGCCGCAGCGGAAGCCGGAAAAATGGTGCTCTGCGAAAAGCCACTTGCCATGAATACGGCTGAAGCCGTCGCCATGACAGACGCGATTGAAAAAGCGGGTGTGGCAAACATGGTCTGGTTTAATTACCGCCGTGTTCCCGCTATCACACTCGCTAAACAACTGGTCGATGAAAAACGAATTGGTCGTCCTTTCCACTATCGCGCCACTTACCTGCAAGACTGGACGATTGCAGAAGATGTCCCACAAGGAGGAGCCACGCTCTGGAGACTCGATGCGAAAGTCGCGGGTAGCGGAGTAACAGGTGATCTTTTAGCGCATTCTATTGATTCTGCGATCTGGCTCAATGGACCAATTACTTCTGTCTCAGCGGCTACTGAAACGTTTGTCAAAGAACGTGTCCATCAGGAAACCGGTGAAAAGACACCTGTTGAAATTGATGACGCTTGTATGTTTTTAGCTCGTTTTGCCAATGGTTCCATGGGAACATTTGAAAGTTCGCGCTATGCACGTGGACGAAAAAACTTCAATACCTTTGAATTGAATGGCGAAGATGGCTCTGTATTCTTCGATCTGGAAGATCCTCAGATTCTACAATATTTTGAATATGCGAACCCCACAACCGGCCAGAAAGTCGAAGATCACGTGACCGGATGGCGTCGGATTCATGTGACGAACTTTGAGCATCCCTATATGGATAAATGGTGGGTTCCCGGCTGCACGATCGGCTATGAGCACACCTTTACGAATGCTTTGGCTGATTTCTTCCAGGGTCTGGATTCTGGTAATCCGACTCAGCCTGACTTCCGGTCTGCACTTGAGACTCAAAAAGTCTGCGATGCTGTTCTCCAAAGCGCAAAAGATCAGCAATGGGTCGAAATTGCGTAG
- the greA gene encoding transcription elongation factor GreA: MDRQPISQEGYDKLREEVRYLENEKMPEIAQAIADARAEGDLKENAEYHAQREAQGLTQAKINLLKTKLANCYIADKSAMPKGVVTFGSVVTVKNLDDGLEEMYEFVGPGEEDYTTEVMKILTSSPLAEGLLNKKVGDKVEVEVPSGTLRFEVVKIDD; the protein is encoded by the coding sequence ATGGACCGTCAACCAATTTCACAAGAAGGATATGACAAGCTGCGCGAAGAAGTTCGTTATCTTGAAAACGAAAAAATGCCTGAGATCGCACAAGCAATTGCAGATGCGCGTGCCGAAGGCGACTTAAAAGAAAACGCCGAATATCATGCACAGCGTGAAGCCCAGGGTTTGACACAGGCGAAAATCAATCTCCTGAAAACCAAACTGGCTAATTGTTATATCGCCGATAAATCGGCTATGCCGAAAGGAGTTGTCACCTTTGGTTCGGTGGTTACCGTAAAAAATCTCGATGACGGTCTGGAAGAAATGTATGAATTTGTTGGCCCGGGTGAAGAAGACTATACAACTGAAGTCATGAAAATCCTCACTAGCAGTCCACTGGCAGAAGGCTTACTCAATAAAAAAGTCGGAGACAAGGTGGAAGTTGAGGTTCCTTCAGGAACACTACGTTTTGAAGTCGTTAAAATCGATGACTGA
- a CDS encoding alpha/beta fold hydrolase, whose translation MQKRLSGLILSFIIGAYCILFVPGQAAFATQGQQNAEQVKLAKEFVSQLSKGKFELSVARFDKVMSKALPADKLKTIWGGIVRQFGQLQRTSETREEIVNQYHLVFVTCEFERGKLDAKVVFSVDNKITGLFFVPTESYRTPSYVDASLFEEEEVTFGKGIWLLPGTLSLPKGKGPFPAVVLVHGSGPNDRDETIGPNKPFRDLAQGLASQGIAVLRYEKRTKHHRLKMALLMGNMTVKEETIDDAVAAVDFLVKHERIDSSRVFVLGHSLGGNLIPRIGTETDRIAGFISLAGSVRPLEDLVLDQTRYLFSYDGKITDEEQLKIDEIARQVKKVKSPELSPETDTNELPLGIPAKYWLGLRGYNPAVSAKALKAPLLILQGERDYQVTMDDFSKWKNALESRSKVKFISYPKLNHLFMEGEEKSSPAEYTVPGNVAKAVINDIAHWVKTQK comes from the coding sequence ATGCAGAAACGATTGTCTGGTTTAATTCTGTCATTCATTATTGGAGCCTACTGTATTCTTTTTGTTCCTGGGCAAGCGGCTTTTGCAACGCAGGGGCAACAGAATGCCGAGCAAGTTAAGTTGGCAAAAGAGTTTGTCAGCCAACTCTCAAAGGGGAAGTTTGAACTATCTGTCGCCCGTTTCGACAAAGTGATGTCAAAGGCACTTCCTGCCGACAAATTGAAGACGATCTGGGGCGGAATTGTACGTCAGTTTGGCCAACTGCAACGAACCTCAGAAACAAGAGAGGAAATCGTCAATCAGTACCACCTAGTTTTCGTTACCTGTGAGTTTGAGCGAGGCAAGCTCGATGCAAAGGTTGTCTTCTCTGTAGATAATAAAATTACAGGGCTTTTTTTTGTGCCGACCGAGTCATATCGAACCCCTTCGTATGTAGATGCTTCTTTATTTGAGGAAGAAGAGGTTACATTCGGTAAAGGCATCTGGCTTTTACCAGGCACACTTTCCTTGCCTAAAGGTAAAGGGCCATTTCCCGCTGTGGTTCTCGTTCACGGATCAGGACCCAATGACCGGGACGAAACAATTGGTCCCAATAAACCCTTTCGTGATTTGGCTCAGGGACTCGCGTCTCAGGGAATCGCTGTCTTGCGATATGAAAAACGGACCAAGCATCATCGACTGAAAATGGCTCTGCTGATGGGGAATATGACTGTCAAAGAGGAAACCATTGATGACGCTGTGGCTGCCGTGGATTTTCTGGTGAAACATGAGCGAATCGATAGTAGTCGGGTATTTGTGTTGGGACATAGTCTTGGTGGGAACCTGATTCCACGAATCGGGACAGAAACGGACCGGATTGCGGGTTTTATCAGCCTGGCAGGCTCTGTGCGTCCATTGGAAGATCTCGTTCTTGATCAAACCAGGTATCTTTTTTCCTATGACGGTAAAATCACGGACGAAGAACAACTGAAAATCGACGAAATTGCCAGACAAGTGAAGAAAGTCAAATCACCAGAATTGTCTCCTGAGACAGATACGAATGAATTACCATTGGGAATTCCCGCGAAATATTGGCTCGGCTTAAGGGGGTACAACCCGGCAGTGAGCGCCAAAGCACTCAAAGCCCCTTTGCTGATTCTTCAAGGCGAGCGAGATTATCAAGTCACGATGGACGATTTTTCAAAATGGAAAAATGCATTGGAATCACGTAGCAAAGTAAAGTTTATTTCATATCCAAAACTCAATCACCTGTTTATGGAAGGAGAAGAGAAGAGTTCTCCTGCCGAATATACTGTGCCTGGCAATGTTGCTAAAGCCGTTATCAATGACATTGCTCATTGGGTCAAGACCCAGAAATAA
- a CDS encoding DUF1559 domain-containing protein, whose product MNKQKRGFTLIELLVVIAIIAILIALLLPAVQQAREAARRSTCKNNLKQIGIALHNYHDIHSTFPPGITRAPQHPYAGVSGWNTGKVLWSAFILPSMDQAPLYNLIDFSVPDPGRNAVNSQVRNTILPAYRCPSDPGGKGTTGSSSGPSNYTGCVGNSPLGSVNGGGTNYQNNGTTVFFTDSKTKVRDITDGTSNTMMISELLVGSEYTNYGNVSTGGILDDCSAPGSTGKLRGQSWFYGDASIRWAFLTVFSPNTDVACRTYQEYANASAASEHEGGVHILLCDGAVRFVSENIHLKTWQDLGNKSDDNVLGEF is encoded by the coding sequence ATGAACAAACAAAAACGTGGTTTTACATTAATTGAATTACTGGTGGTGATTGCCATTATCGCGATTTTGATCGCTTTGCTTTTACCTGCAGTTCAACAGGCACGTGAAGCAGCACGACGAAGTACTTGTAAGAACAATCTGAAACAAATCGGTATCGCGTTGCATAACTATCACGACATTCATTCCACTTTTCCACCAGGAATTACAAGGGCACCCCAGCACCCCTATGCAGGAGTAAGCGGATGGAATACAGGAAAAGTATTATGGTCTGCATTTATTCTTCCCAGTATGGATCAGGCGCCACTCTACAATCTCATTGATTTTTCAGTCCCTGACCCAGGAAGAAATGCGGTCAATTCACAGGTGCGCAATACCATTTTACCTGCCTATCGTTGTCCGAGTGATCCGGGAGGGAAGGGAACAACTGGTTCAAGCAGTGGTCCGAGCAATTACACTGGTTGCGTAGGAAATAGTCCCCTTGGATCTGTTAATGGTGGCGGTACCAACTATCAAAACAATGGTACCACCGTATTCTTTACCGATAGTAAAACGAAAGTACGTGATATTACGGATGGAACTTCCAATACGATGATGATCTCCGAGTTATTGGTTGGCTCTGAATATACGAACTACGGCAACGTCAGCACGGGAGGGATTTTGGATGATTGTAGCGCACCGGGAAGTACTGGAAAACTACGAGGTCAGTCCTGGTTTTATGGAGATGCTTCAATCCGATGGGCTTTTCTAACAGTATTTTCTCCCAATACAGATGTCGCTTGTAGAACATATCAGGAATACGCGAACGCTTCAGCTGCCAGTGAACACGAGGGAGGCGTGCATATTTTATTATGCGATGGAGCAGTACGCTTTGTTTCAGAAAACATTCATTTGAAAACATGGCAGGATCTGGGAAACAAGTCAGATGATAATGTTCTCGGAGAATTTTGA
- a CDS encoding sigma 54-interacting transcriptional regulator has translation MQNSEKQNSNGSASVAYLIIQELDERGKVYRLVDRQVTTVGRAPTNRIVLDDEVCSRNHCEIFYSDSSWIIRDLGSRNGTLVQGIPIKQDHQLEEGCVIEIGDSEAIFTFDVSRFSSRPTSVGSDSDDDLESETIGVGHQSSWDEFNVPEIIQRKNQTRFHTPLPQANLDRDRTSRELGRLYRLALDMGNSQSDQELSQIVLNGLFEGTSADIGAILYFDPSRHEARKPENLRVIAFQSADEIPYQRPSNFLSEMVFNEGDAILAHNIADDSKLSTRDSLGKIHAQSVICAPIRNKRGVAGLIHLYSTNPDNPLDSDDLEFTLALADQLAISLQNLSDKKSLARMEGENKALREQLELESELVGSSPSMVAMKEKILRIAPTDASVLIRGESGVGKELVARAIHFNSERKKHPFVCMNCAALSEGLLESELFGHEKGAFTGATGQKPGKFEQAHQGTLFLDEVGEMSLGIQAKFLRVLEGHAFERVGGSASIDVDVRVVAATNRDMEKAVAKGTFRQDLYFRLHVVEISVDPLRVRSSDILLLADYFLNRFVVKTGRPIRGFTQEAKDLLESYHWPGNVRELQNTIERAFILCTDDIIDGEDIQLSVVGMESDPQCVLPPMHGRFRDVSLEVVEQEHILSVLNNTNWNKSRSAQILGIERSTLDRKLKRYGITRP, from the coding sequence ATGCAAAACTCTGAGAAACAAAATTCAAATGGATCAGCGTCTGTCGCTTATTTGATCATTCAAGAGTTGGATGAGCGGGGCAAGGTTTATCGTTTGGTGGACCGTCAAGTGACGACTGTTGGCCGTGCGCCCACGAATCGGATCGTACTCGATGACGAAGTTTGCAGCCGAAATCATTGTGAGATCTTCTACAGTGATTCCTCATGGATTATTCGCGATCTGGGAAGCCGTAATGGAACGCTCGTTCAAGGAATTCCCATCAAGCAAGACCATCAATTAGAAGAAGGGTGTGTCATTGAAATCGGAGATAGTGAAGCGATCTTCACTTTCGATGTTTCGCGCTTTTCGTCTCGACCCACTTCTGTAGGCTCAGATTCAGACGATGATCTGGAAAGCGAAACGATTGGGGTGGGGCATCAGTCCAGTTGGGATGAATTCAATGTTCCGGAAATCATCCAACGTAAAAATCAGACCCGATTCCATACACCACTTCCGCAAGCCAACCTCGATCGTGATCGTACCAGCCGTGAACTGGGGCGACTCTATCGTCTTGCATTGGATATGGGGAATTCCCAATCAGATCAGGAACTCTCGCAAATTGTATTGAATGGTTTATTTGAAGGAACCAGTGCGGATATTGGGGCTATTTTGTATTTTGATCCCAGCCGACACGAAGCCCGTAAACCAGAAAATTTAAGAGTGATTGCCTTTCAATCGGCTGATGAAATTCCTTATCAGCGACCTTCTAATTTTCTCTCTGAAATGGTGTTCAATGAGGGGGATGCGATCCTGGCACACAATATTGCCGATGATTCTAAGCTATCTACCAGGGACAGCTTGGGAAAGATTCATGCTCAGAGTGTGATTTGCGCGCCGATTCGCAATAAACGAGGGGTCGCAGGACTGATTCATCTCTACTCAACCAATCCCGATAATCCATTAGATTCTGACGATTTGGAATTCACACTGGCTTTGGCGGATCAGTTAGCAATTTCGCTTCAGAATCTTAGCGATAAAAAGAGCCTGGCTCGGATGGAAGGGGAAAACAAGGCCCTGCGCGAGCAACTTGAGTTGGAGAGTGAGTTGGTCGGTAGTAGCCCTAGCATGGTTGCCATGAAGGAGAAGATTCTGCGTATTGCGCCTACCGATGCCAGTGTGTTAATTCGTGGTGAAAGTGGGGTTGGAAAAGAGCTGGTTGCGCGGGCCATTCACTTTAACAGTGAGCGTAAAAAACACCCTTTCGTTTGTATGAACTGTGCGGCCTTGAGTGAGGGACTCCTGGAAAGTGAACTTTTTGGACATGAGAAAGGCGCCTTTACCGGAGCGACAGGGCAGAAGCCGGGAAAATTTGAGCAGGCACATCAGGGAACGCTGTTTCTTGACGAAGTCGGTGAGATGTCTTTGGGCATTCAGGCAAAGTTCCTGCGTGTTTTGGAGGGACATGCTTTTGAACGGGTTGGCGGCAGTGCTTCAATCGATGTCGATGTACGCGTTGTGGCTGCAACGAATCGTGATATGGAAAAAGCTGTGGCCAAAGGGACCTTTCGCCAGGACTTATATTTCCGATTGCACGTGGTTGAAATCAGCGTCGACCCGTTACGAGTTCGTTCTAGCGATATTCTTTTGCTGGCTGATTATTTTCTGAATCGGTTTGTCGTCAAAACAGGACGACCTATTCGTGGGTTCACCCAGGAGGCCAAAGATCTGCTCGAATCATATCATTGGCCGGGAAATGTTCGTGAACTGCAAAACACAATCGAACGTGCTTTTATTTTATGTACCGATGACATTATTGACGGGGAGGATATCCAACTTTCGGTTGTGGGCATGGAAAGTGATCCTCAATGTGTGCTCCCACCCATGCATGGCCGTTTTCGAGATGTATCACTTGAAGTTGTCGAGCAGGAGCACATTCTCTCTGTTTTAAACAATACGAACTGGAATAAATCCCGGTCTGCGCAAATCTTAGGAATTGAACGTTCTACTTTGGATCGGAAACTGAAGCGGTATGGCATTACTCGTCCTTGA
- a CDS encoding PQQ-binding-like beta-propeller repeat protein — MNRLFSPRFFVCTLLLVPAACFAFSTLTELQAENWPRFRGINGAGISSEKGFPLTWTDKDYAWKKELPGLGHSSPSIWDDNLFVTSALGEGETRYLFCIDPKTGKEKWRRETNLKKSHKHRKGSWASSTPATDGEFVFVEFADEESYLLIAYDMKGNKIWERDLGAFTSQHGHGSSPMIYNDLVIATKDQKGPSVVTAFNKRTGKTVWQADRAERRTSYATPIVINHPNTDPQLICVSGATGISSLVPETGKVNWTTGEFPMRTVSSPVYGEGLIFATCGGGGRGKLLYGVDPTGSGNIKETHIKYTRSTKLPYVPTPIVYEGHLYLWGDNGVVSCIDLATQKNIWTERIDGGYSSSPVCIDGILFCINEDGEVAMVNASPQFKSHGKVKLSDPSHATVVVANGQMFLRTFRNLYCLNAKK, encoded by the coding sequence ATGAACCGATTGTTTTCCCCTCGCTTTTTTGTATGCACTTTGCTGCTTGTCCCTGCTGCTTGCTTTGCGTTCTCTACCCTGACAGAGTTACAGGCAGAGAATTGGCCACGGTTTCGCGGCATCAATGGAGCGGGAATATCGAGCGAAAAAGGCTTCCCACTCACATGGACAGACAAAGATTACGCCTGGAAGAAAGAATTGCCCGGACTGGGGCATTCTTCTCCTTCGATTTGGGACGACAATCTATTCGTGACTTCTGCCCTGGGAGAGGGAGAAACCCGCTATCTATTCTGCATTGATCCTAAAACCGGCAAAGAAAAATGGCGACGTGAGACAAACTTGAAAAAGAGCCACAAACACAGAAAAGGGAGTTGGGCCTCCAGCACACCTGCCACAGACGGCGAATTTGTCTTTGTGGAGTTTGCAGACGAAGAATCCTACTTGCTGATCGCCTACGATATGAAAGGCAATAAAATCTGGGAACGCGATTTAGGCGCCTTCACAAGCCAACACGGTCATGGAAGTTCTCCCATGATTTACAACGATCTGGTAATCGCGACTAAAGATCAGAAGGGCCCCAGTGTTGTGACTGCCTTTAACAAACGGACTGGCAAGACAGTCTGGCAGGCAGATCGAGCTGAACGTAGAACATCCTATGCCACTCCAATTGTCATTAATCATCCTAATACCGACCCCCAGTTGATTTGTGTCAGCGGGGCCACCGGCATCAGCAGCCTGGTTCCGGAAACCGGTAAGGTCAATTGGACCACCGGCGAATTTCCGATGAGAACGGTTTCCTCTCCCGTCTACGGAGAAGGTCTGATCTTTGCCACCTGTGGAGGTGGAGGTAGAGGAAAGCTTTTATATGGCGTCGATCCTACAGGTTCAGGGAATATCAAAGAAACACATATCAAATACACACGCTCTACAAAACTGCCCTATGTCCCCACGCCAATTGTTTATGAAGGACACCTCTATCTTTGGGGAGATAATGGCGTAGTCAGTTGCATCGATCTGGCGACTCAAAAAAATATCTGGACGGAAAGAATTGATGGCGGCTATAGCAGTTCGCCAGTCTGTATCGACGGAATCCTTTTCTGTATCAATGAGGACGGCGAAGTTGCCATGGTGAATGCCTCTCCTCAATTTAAATCACATGGCAAAGTCAAACTCAGTGACCCCAGCCACGCAACAGTCGTTGTTGCCAATGGCCAAATGTTCCTGAGAACATTTCGAAATTTGTACTGTCTGAATGCCAAGAAGTAA